One Loxodonta africana isolate mLoxAfr1 chromosome 4, mLoxAfr1.hap2, whole genome shotgun sequence genomic region harbors:
- the ITGA5 gene encoding integrin alpha-5, with the protein MGSRTPGSPLHVVQPRWRPRRQPPLPLLLPLLLLLPPPPGVGGFNLDAEAPAVLSGPSGSFFGFSVEFYRPGAEGVSVLVGAPKDNTSQPGVLQGGAVYLCPWGASPSQCTPIEFDSKGSRILESSLSSPEGEEPVEYKSLQWFGATVRAHGSSILACAPLYSWRTEKEPLSDPVGTCYLSTDNFTRILEYAPCRSDFSWAAGQGYCQGGFSAEFTKTGRVVLGGPGSYFWQGQILSATQEQIAESYYPEYLINLVQGQLQTRQASSIYDDSYLGYSVAVGEFSGDDTEDFVAGVPKGNLTYGYVTILNGSDVRSLYNFSGEQMASYFGYAVAATDVNGDGLDDLLVGAPLLMERTTDGRAQEVGRVYVYLQHPAGMDPTPTLTLTGHDEFGRFGSSLTPLGDLDQDGYNDVAIGVPFGGETQQGVVFIFPGGPGGLGSKPSQVLLPLWAAGHTPDFFGSALRGGRDLDGNGYPDLIVGAFGVDKAVVYRGRPIVSASASLNIFPAMFNPEERSCSLEGNPVACINLSFCLNASGKHVPDSIGFTVELQLDWQKQKGGVRRALFLASRQASLTQTLIIQNGAREDCREMKIYLRNESEFRDKLSPIHITLNFSLNPQASMDSHGLQPVLHYQSKSRIEDKAQILLDCGEDNICVPDLQLEVFRTPHSGEQNHYVYLGDKNSLNLTFHAQNVGEGGAYEAELWVTAPPEAEYSGLVRHPGNFSSLSCEYSTVNQSRLLVCDLGNPMKAGASLWGGLRFTVPHLQDTKKTIQFDFQILSKNLNNSQSDVVSFRLSVEAQAQVSLNGVSKPETVLFPVSDWHPRDQPQEEGDVGPAVHHVYELINLGPSSISQGILELSCPQALEGQQLLYVTRVTGLSNCTTTPPLNPQGLELDPESSEHHRLQRREAPSRSPASSGPQILKCPEAECFKLRCELGPLHRQESQSLQLHFRVWAKTFLQREHQPFSLQCEAVFEALKMPYRILPRQLPQKKLQVATAVQWTKAEGSHGVPLWIIILAILLGLLLLGLLIYVLYKLGFFKRSLPYGTTMEKAQLKPPATSDA; encoded by the exons ATGGGGAGCCGGACGCCAGGGTCCCCTCTCCACGTCGTGCAGCCGCGCTGGCGCCCCCGGCGCCAACCTCCGCTGCCGCTACTactgccgctgctgctgctgttgccgCCGCCGCCCGGGGTCGGGGGCTTCAACTTAGACGCGGAGGCCCCAGCAGTGCTTTCCGGACCCTCGGGCTCCTTCTTCGGCTTCTCGGTGGAGTTTTACCGGCCGGGGGCGGAAGG GGTCAGCGTACTGGTGGGAGCTCCTAAGGATAACACTAGCCAACCTGGAGTGCTGCAGGGTGGTGCTGTCTACCTCTGCCCCTGGGGCGCTAGCCCCTCACAGTGCACCCCTATTGAATTTGACAGCAAAG GTTCTCGGATCCTGGAATCTTCATTGTCCAGCCCAGAGGGGGAGGAGCCTGTGGAGTACAAGTCCTTGCAGTGGTTCGGGGCAACAGTTCGAGCCCATGGCTCTTCCATATTG GCCTGTGCTCCACTGTACAGCTGGCGCACAGAGAAGGAGCCACTGAGTGATCCCGTGGGTACCTGCTACCTCTCCACAGACAACTTCACCCGAATTCTGGAGTATGCACCTTGCCGCTCAG ATTTCAGCTGGGCAGCAGGACAGGGTTACTGCCAAGGGGGCTTCAGTGCCGAGTTCACCAAG ACTGGGCGTGTGGTACTGGGTGGACCCGGGAGCTATTTCTGGCAAG GCCAGATCCTATCTGCCACCCAGGAGCAGATTGCAGAATCCTACTACCCTGAGTACCTGATCAACCTGGTTCAGGGGCAGCTGCAGACTCGCCAGGCCAGTTCCATCTATGATGATAGCTATCTGG GATACTCTGTGGCTGTGGGTGAATTCAGTGGTGATGACACAGAAG ACTTTGTTGCTGGTGTGCCCAAAGGGAACCTCACCTATGGCTAT GTCACCATCCTTAATGGCTCAGACGTTCGATCCCTCTACAACTTCTCAGGGGAACAG ATGGCCTCCTACTTTGGCTACGCAGTGGCTGCCACAGACGTCAATGGGGATGG GCTGGATGACCTGCTGGTAGGGGCGCCCCTTCTTATGGAGCGGACAACCGACGGGCGGGCCCAGGAGGTGGGCAGAGTCTATGTCTACCTGCAGCACCCAGCTGGCATGGATCCCACACCCACCCTTACCCTCACTGGCCATGACGAGTTTGGCCGATTTGGCAGCTCCTTGACCCCCCTAGGGGACCTGGATCAGGATGGCTACAATG ATGTGGCCATTGGTGTCCCCTTTGGTGGGGAGACCCAGCAAGGAGTGGTGTTTATATTCCCTGGGGGCCCAGGGGGACTGGGCTCTAAGCCCTCCCAGGTTCTGCTGCCCCTGTGGGCAGCTGGCCACACCCCGGACTTCTTTGGCTCTGCCCTGCGAGGAGGCCGAGATCTGGATGGCAACGGATACCCTG ATCTGATTGTGGGGGCCTTTGGTGTGGACAAGGCTGTGGTGTACAG GGGCCGCCCCATCGTGTCTGCCAGTGCCTCCCTCAACATCTTCCCTGCCATGTTCAACCCAGAGGAACGCAGCTGCAGCTTAGAGGGGAACCCTGTGGCCTG CATCAACCTTAGCTTCTGCCTCAATGCTTCCGGAAAACACGTCCCTGATTCCATCG GCTTCACGGTGGAGCTCCAGTTGGATTGGCAGAAGCAGAAGGGGGGAGTGCGGCGGGCGCTGTTCCTGGCCTCCCGACAGGCAagcctgacccagaccctgatcATCCAGAATGGGGCTCGGGAGGACTGCAGAGAGATGAAGATCTACCTCCGG AACGAGTCAGAATTCCGAGACAAACTCTCCCCGATTCACATCACCCTCAACTTCTCCCTGAACCCCCAAGCCTCCATGGACAGCCATGGCCTCCAGCCTGTCCTACATTACCAGAGCAAGAGCCGGATAGAGGACAAG GCTCAGATCTTACTGGACTGTGGAGAGGACAACATCTGTGTGCCCGACCTACAGCTGGAAGTGTTTAG AACCCCCCACTCCGGGGAACAGAACCACTATGTTTACCTGGGTGACAAGAACTCCCTGAACCTAACTTTCCATGCCCAGAATGTGGGTGAGGGCGGCGCCTACGAGGCCGAGCTTTGGGTCACGGCCCCTCCAGAGGCTGAGTATTCTGGACTCGTCAGACATCCAGGG AACTTCTCCAGCCTGAGCTGCGAATACTCTACTGTGAACCAGAGCCGCCTGCTGGTGTGTGACCTGGGCAACCCCATGAAGGCAGGAGCCAGT CTCTGGGGCGGCCTTCGGTTCACAGTCCCTCATCTCCAGGACACGAAGAAAACCATCCAGTTTGACTTCCAGATCCTCAG CAAGAATCTCAACAACTCACAAAGCGACGTGGTCTCCTTCCGGCTCTCCGTGGAGGCTCAGGCCCAGGTCTCCCTTAATGG TGTCTCCAAGCCTGAGACAGTGTTATTCCCAGTGAGTGACTGGCATCCCCGAGACCAGCCTCAGGAGGAGGGGGACGTGGGCCCTGCTGTCCACCACGTCTACGAG CTCATCAACCTGGGCCCCAGCTCCATTAGCCAGGGCATACTGGAGCTCAGCTGCCCCCAGGCCCTGGAAGGTCAGCAGCTACTCTACGTGACCAGGGTTACAGGACTCAGCAACTGCACCACCACTCCCCCCCTCAACCCACAGGGCCTGGAG TTGGATCCTGAGAGTTCCGAGCACCACCGACTGCAAAGACGGGAAGCTCCAAGCCGGAGTCCTGCCTCCTCGGGGCCTCAGATCCTG AAATGCCCGGAAGCGGAGTGTTTCAAGCTGCGCTGTGAGCTAGGGCCACTTCACCGGCAAGAGAGCCAAAGTCTGCAACTTCATTTCCGAGTCTGGGCCAAGACCTTCCTGCAG CGGGAGCACCAGCCATTTAGCCTGCAGTGTGAAGCTGTGTTCGAAGCCCTGAAGATGCCCTACCGAATCCTGCCTCGGCAGCTGCCCCAGAAGAAACTGCAA